One Zeugodacus cucurbitae isolate PBARC_wt_2022May chromosome 3, idZeuCucr1.2, whole genome shotgun sequence genomic region harbors:
- the LOC128920557 gene encoding glutamate dehydrogenase, mitochondrial-like, producing VIVQGFGNVGSHASVFVVEAGAKLIGVQEFDVSLVNENGIDPKECGYYAKNNKSIKGYTKATEKEGSLLGEKCDILMPCSTQKVLTVENANSVQAKMILEGANGPSTPAADEILRKKNVLIIPDLFCNAGGVTVSYFEYL from the exons gtgatcgtacaagggtttggcaatgtcggttcccatgcatccgtttttgtagtggaagccggtgccaaactgatcggtgttcaagaatttgacgtgtctctagtaaatgagaatggcattgatccaaaggaatgtggc tattatgcaaaaaataataaatcaatcaagggctataccaaagccaccgaaaaagagggcagtttgttgggtgaaaaatgcgatatactaatgccttgctctacgcaaaaggttctcactgtcgaaaatgctaacagtgtacaagccaagatgattttagaaggcgctaatggtccttcgacgccagctgccgatgaaatattacgtaaaaagaatgtactcattataccggatttgttttgcaatgctggcggtgtaacggtatcctactttgagtactta